The following coding sequences lie in one Thermosinus carboxydivorans Nor1 genomic window:
- a CDS encoding cell division protein FtsQ/DivIB, which translates to MNKRCGELRTTERVKAARDAKSKTAQGFIVLLLALLVLLTAFLFVNSTYFTVGSVIIQGNKYVAVDDIYRIAGIPERINIFRLHTGDIQERLKNDLRIAEVEVTRQFPTTIIINVKERMPLAYVASSYGFVQIDKQGVVLAAFKNLRQVNVPIITGIRLGNVYVGDRVDALPLQNALAYLAALDEPVLNQLSELNIQSPDQMIAYTVNSVRIRVGKGERLEEKAKLTRDILAEIQQRNMPVDYVDLNFASPFIKFKQ; encoded by the coding sequence ATGAACAAGAGGTGTGGCGAATTGCGCACAACGGAAAGGGTTAAAGCGGCCCGCGACGCTAAGTCTAAGACTGCGCAGGGTTTTATTGTTTTGCTGCTGGCGCTATTAGTGCTACTAACGGCTTTTCTTTTCGTAAACTCCACCTACTTTACCGTGGGTTCTGTAATTATACAGGGCAATAAATATGTTGCGGTAGACGATATTTACCGTATTGCCGGTATTCCTGAACGTATTAATATTTTTCGGCTCCATACTGGTGACATTCAAGAACGGTTAAAAAACGACCTCAGGATTGCCGAGGTCGAAGTTACGCGCCAGTTTCCTACGACAATTATTATTAACGTTAAGGAACGGATGCCGTTGGCTTATGTGGCCAGTAGCTATGGTTTTGTTCAGATAGACAAGCAGGGCGTAGTGTTGGCTGCGTTTAAAAATCTTCGCCAGGTGAATGTGCCTATTATTACTGGCATACGGCTGGGCAATGTTTATGTTGGCGATCGGGTGGATGCGCTACCGCTGCAAAACGCTCTCGCCTATCTGGCAGCCCTTGACGAACCGGTCTTGAACCAACTTTCCGAGCTCAATATTCAGTCGCCTGACCAAATGATAGCTTATACGGTGAATTCTGTACGTATCCGGGTGGGCAAAGGTGAGCGTTTAGAAGAAAAAGCCAAACTGACGCGCGACATTCTGGCAGAAATTCAGCAGCGGAACATGCCGGTAGACTATGTGGATCTTAATTTTGCGTCTCCTTTCATCAAATTTAAACAGTAA
- a CDS encoding D-alanine--D-alanine ligase translates to MEREKIGVLMGGPSTEREVSLNTGKAILGALREKGYDAVGIDLDPPRFLEQLRENGVTFVFNAIHGKFGEDGALQGALDLLGIPYTGSGVLASALAMDKSISKRLFQAAGIPTPRAEIYTKADAKRNLVAEIMQKFPIPLVVKAAAQGSSIGVVIVEEESQVQAAVVEAFRYSDCIVVENFIKGKELTVAILGGEPLEVLPIIEIVPHSGRYDYHSKYTKGTTDYIIPARIDDNAAERVRQVAVAAFNLLGCRGVARVDIMLDDDNNPYVLEVNTIPGMTATSLVPKAAAAAGISFADLCERILLIAKEEKTSRQP, encoded by the coding sequence TTGGAAAGGGAAAAAATCGGCGTGTTGATGGGGGGACCTTCAACCGAACGGGAAGTATCTCTAAATACGGGAAAGGCGATACTGGGCGCTTTACGGGAGAAAGGTTACGATGCAGTGGGCATTGACCTGGATCCTCCGCGGTTTTTGGAGCAACTGCGGGAAAATGGTGTCACATTTGTTTTTAACGCCATTCATGGTAAATTTGGCGAAGACGGGGCGCTGCAGGGAGCTTTGGATCTTTTAGGCATACCTTATACAGGCTCGGGCGTGCTGGCCAGTGCTCTGGCTATGGATAAAAGCATTTCAAAACGGTTATTTCAGGCTGCCGGTATACCCACACCACGAGCAGAAATTTATACCAAGGCTGATGCTAAACGGAACTTGGTTGCCGAAATTATGCAAAAGTTCCCAATTCCCTTGGTAGTAAAAGCTGCTGCCCAGGGGTCGAGCATTGGTGTGGTAATTGTCGAGGAAGAAAGTCAGGTTCAAGCCGCTGTTGTTGAGGCCTTCCGCTACAGTGACTGTATCGTAGTGGAAAATTTTATAAAGGGCAAGGAATTGACTGTTGCCATACTGGGCGGAGAACCGCTTGAAGTCTTGCCGATCATCGAGATTGTGCCTCACTCCGGCCGCTACGACTATCATTCAAAATATACTAAAGGAACGACCGATTACATAATCCCCGCGAGAATTGATGATAATGCGGCTGAACGGGTGCGACAGGTGGCTGTTGCCGCTTTTAACCTCCTCGGTTGCCGCGGTGTGGCTCGCGTAGATATTATGCTGGACGATGACAATAATCCTTATGTACTGGAGGTCAATACAATTCCGGGAATGACGGCGACCAGTCTTGTGCCGAAGGCGGCAGCCGCTGCCGGAATATCTTTTGCTGATTTATGCGAACGGATACTTTTAATAGCCAAAGAAGAAAAGACTTCCAGGCAGCCGTAA
- the murA gene encoding UDP-N-acetylglucosamine 1-carboxyvinyltransferase, translating to MEKFVVEGEVQLCGQVTISGAKNASLPIMAATLLCSGVSVIHDVPKLRDIKVMQDILTLLGAKIVREGNTLIIDTTSVNHMEVPEHLMREMRASVFLMGPLLGRFRKVRLSYPGGCTIGPRPINLHIKALEKIGTTIKESFGFIIAEAAELAGGEIHFDFPSVGATENAMMAAALAKGTTIIRNAAREPEIVDLQNFLNRMGAKISGAGTDTIRIDGVPKLTATEHTVIPDRIEAGTYLVAGAMTRGDVVVDNIIPEFLFSVTDKLQEIGVQIEIGSRYIRVKPGDLRGVDIKTLPHPGFPTDLQAPILSLLTVAKGTSIITETIFENRFKHVDELTRMGAKIKVEGRTAIIRGVPKLTGAIVAAPDLRAGAALVIAALAAEGISEIEHIYHIDRGYDGLERKLQALGARIVRQNCD from the coding sequence GTGGAAAAGTTTGTCGTCGAAGGAGAAGTACAACTATGCGGACAGGTTACAATTAGCGGTGCTAAAAACGCATCCTTGCCGATTATGGCAGCGACGCTTCTCTGCTCCGGCGTCAGCGTGATCCATGACGTGCCTAAACTGCGTGATATTAAGGTAATGCAAGATATCCTGACTTTATTGGGAGCAAAAATTGTCAGGGAAGGAAATACACTTATAATTGACACAACATCTGTCAATCACATGGAAGTTCCTGAACACCTAATGCGGGAAATGCGAGCTTCCGTGTTTCTTATGGGGCCGCTGCTCGGACGGTTTCGCAAGGTGCGTCTATCCTATCCTGGAGGTTGTACCATTGGGCCGCGGCCTATTAATTTGCATATTAAGGCCTTGGAGAAAATTGGAACAACAATTAAAGAGAGTTTCGGCTTTATTATCGCTGAAGCCGCGGAGCTGGCTGGCGGTGAAATTCACTTTGATTTTCCCAGCGTGGGTGCTACTGAAAATGCCATGATGGCTGCAGCTTTAGCGAAAGGAACGACAATTATTCGCAATGCGGCCCGTGAACCAGAAATTGTTGATCTACAGAATTTCCTAAATAGAATGGGTGCTAAAATCAGCGGGGCAGGAACGGATACAATCAGGATTGATGGTGTACCAAAACTTACTGCTACCGAGCACACGGTAATTCCGGACCGGATTGAGGCCGGTACTTATTTGGTAGCGGGCGCGATGACTCGTGGTGATGTAGTTGTTGATAACATCATTCCTGAGTTTTTGTTTTCCGTTACCGATAAACTGCAGGAAATTGGCGTCCAAATAGAAATAGGCAGTCGTTATATTCGCGTTAAGCCAGGGGATTTACGCGGCGTCGATATTAAGACGCTGCCGCACCCCGGTTTTCCTACTGACTTGCAGGCGCCTATCTTATCACTACTGACTGTTGCCAAAGGAACGAGTATTATTACTGAGACAATTTTTGAAAACCGGTTCAAGCATGTAGATGAATTGACACGCATGGGTGCTAAAATAAAGGTAGAAGGACGGACGGCCATTATAAGAGGTGTGCCCAAACTAACCGGGGCTATCGTCGCTGCTCCCGACCTGCGTGCCGGCGCGGCGCTGGTTATCGCTGCACTGGCGGCGGAAGGAATATCGGAAATCGAGCATATATACCATATCGATCGAGGTTACGATGGATTGGAGCGAAAGCTCCAGGCTTTAGGCGCACGGATTGTTCGACAAAATTGCGATTAG
- the murC gene encoding UDP-N-acetylmuramate--L-alanine ligase → MLEGLKKIHFVGIGGAGMSAIATVLLAMNYQISGSDINQSETTRKLEQMGAKVFIGHRSENIRDVEAIVVSSAIPESNPEIRAAREQGLKIFHRADIVAALMAEREGIAIAGAHGKTTTTSMIALVLEKAGLDPTVLIGGELEYIGGNAKYGKGRYLVAEADESDGSFLKLTPRLAVVTNIENDHMDFYETMENILFTFKEFLYKIHPKDGLAVLCFDNSYIRNIAASLDRPYISYAINHDAEFTARNIRVHGPAIIYDAYRHNELLGTIRLNVPGRHNVANSLAALAVGLHVGLTFSQVADGLASFLGAKRRFQTKGRVNGIWVVDDYAHHPTEITTTLLAAREMRPKRLICVFQPHRYSRTKFLRSEFGRAFEPADILVLTDIYPAGEKPIPGITGEVIKEEVERQTNRLVTYIPDRNNIARYLAEIAEPGDLIITMGAGNIYQAGEELVEKLNAVNI, encoded by the coding sequence TTGCTCGAGGGTCTAAAAAAAATTCACTTTGTTGGTATTGGTGGCGCAGGCATGAGCGCCATTGCCACCGTGCTGCTTGCCATGAATTATCAAATATCAGGCTCGGATATCAACCAATCAGAAACTACGCGCAAACTTGAGCAAATGGGGGCCAAAGTCTTTATTGGTCATCGTAGCGAAAACATTAGGGATGTTGAGGCCATCGTGGTTTCCAGCGCTATTCCAGAGAGCAACCCGGAAATCCGCGCTGCCCGTGAACAGGGGCTTAAAATTTTTCATCGGGCTGATATTGTAGCAGCATTGATGGCCGAGCGTGAAGGTATTGCCATAGCCGGCGCCCATGGGAAAACAACTACTACATCGATGATCGCCCTTGTGTTGGAAAAGGCAGGCCTAGACCCTACGGTGTTAATCGGGGGTGAACTCGAGTATATCGGCGGGAATGCCAAGTACGGTAAAGGCAGATACCTTGTGGCCGAAGCGGATGAAAGTGATGGTTCGTTTTTAAAGTTAACACCGCGACTAGCGGTGGTGACGAATATTGAAAACGACCATATGGATTTTTATGAGACCATGGAAAACATTCTCTTTACGTTTAAGGAATTTCTCTATAAGATCCATCCTAAGGACGGTCTAGCGGTACTTTGCTTTGACAATTCCTATATACGGAATATTGCTGCTTCCCTGGATCGACCCTACATATCCTACGCTATTAATCATGATGCCGAGTTTACGGCGCGTAACATAAGGGTGCACGGCCCTGCCATAATTTATGACGCTTATCGTCATAATGAACTTCTCGGTACCATTCGGTTAAATGTACCGGGTAGGCACAATGTGGCCAATTCGCTAGCGGCCCTTGCCGTTGGCCTGCATGTAGGGCTTACTTTTTCACAGGTTGCTGACGGGCTTGCCTCATTTTTGGGGGCGAAGCGCCGGTTTCAGACTAAGGGGCGTGTTAATGGCATTTGGGTAGTCGATGATTATGCTCACCATCCAACGGAAATTACCACTACTCTTTTGGCCGCCCGTGAGATGCGCCCGAAACGTCTGATATGCGTGTTTCAGCCGCACCGCTATTCACGCACTAAATTCTTGCGCAGTGAGTTTGGGCGCGCCTTTGAGCCGGCCGATATTTTAGTTCTTACGGATATTTATCCCGCAGGGGAAAAGCCCATACCCGGAATTACGGGAGAAGTCATCAAGGAGGAGGTTGAGCGTCAGACAAACCGACTAGTGACGTATATTCCCGACCGCAATAATATTGCACGTTATCTTGCAGAAATTGCTGAGCCAGGTGATTTAATTATTACGATGGGTGCAGGAAATATATACCAGGCAGGAGAAGAACTGGTAGAAAAATTAAATGCAGTAAATATATAA